A single genomic interval of Corvus hawaiiensis isolate bCorHaw1 chromosome 5, bCorHaw1.pri.cur, whole genome shotgun sequence harbors:
- the PYURF gene encoding protein preY, mitochondrial isoform X3 yields the protein MLRGAAVLLLRRAAPSGPAHGRHCHGQREQGSGSGSGSARPQPQPPEPSLLRFLVCPLSKRPLRYEEATNELINEELGIAYPIIDGIPNMVPEAARMTHKKPPAEGSEQP from the exons ATGCTGCGCGGCGCGgccgtgctgctgctgcggcgGGCGGCGCCGAGTGGCCCCGCGCACGGCCGGCACTGCCACGGGCAGCGGGAGCAGGGCTCGGGCTCGGGCTCGGGCTCGG CGCGGCCGCAGCCACAGCCACCGGAGCCATCGCTGCTGCGCTTCCTGGTGTGCCCTCTCTCCAAGCGACCGCTGAG GTACGAAGAAGCTACGAACGAGCTCATTAACGAGGAGCTGGGCATCGCGTACCCCATCATCGACGGCATCCCGAACATGGTTCCGGAGGCTGCCAGGATGACGCACAAGAAGCCCCCGGCCGAGGGCTcggagcagccctga
- the PYURF gene encoding protein preY, mitochondrial isoform X1 — protein sequence MLRGAAVLLLRRAAPSGPAHGRHCHGQREQGSGSGSGSGSGSGSGSGSGSARPQPQPPEPSLLRFLVCPLSKRPLRYEEATNELINEELGIAYPIIDGIPNMVPEAARMTHKKPPAEGSEQP from the exons ATGCTGCGCGGCGCGgccgtgctgctgctgcggcgGGCGGCGCCGAGTGGCCCCGCGCACGGCCGGCACTGCCACGGGCAGCGGGAGCAGGGCTCGGGCTCGGGCTCGGGCTCGGGCTCGGGCTCGGGCTCGGGCTCGGGCTCAGGCTCAGCGCGGCCGCAGCCACAGCCACCGGAGCCATCGCTGCTGCGCTTCCTGGTGTGCCCTCTCTCCAAGCGACCGCTGAG GTACGAAGAAGCTACGAACGAGCTCATTAACGAGGAGCTGGGCATCGCGTACCCCATCATCGACGGCATCCCGAACATGGTTCCGGAGGCTGCCAGGATGACGCACAAGAAGCCCCCGGCCGAGGGCTcggagcagccctga
- the PIGY gene encoding phosphatidylinositol N-acetylglucosaminyltransferase subunit Y, with protein MAGAGLLPSLPTLTVLVPLLSLAGLFYSASVDEAFPQGCTSTNSLCFYSLLLPVTIPVYVFFHLWTWMGIKLFRHN; from the coding sequence ATGGccggagcagggctgctgccctccctgcccacgCTGACTGTGCTCgttcccctcctgtccctggcaggCCTGTTCTACTCGGCCAGCGTAGACGAAGCCTTCCCCCAGGGCTGCACCAGCACAAACAGCCTGTGTTTCTACAGCCTCCTCCTTCCTGTTACAATACCAGTTTATGTGTTCTTTCACCTGTGGACCTGGATGGGGATTAAGCTTTTTAGGCACAACTAG
- the PYURF gene encoding protein preY, mitochondrial isoform X2: protein MLRGAAVLLLRRAAPSGPAHGRHCHGQREQGSGSGSGSGSARPQPQPPEPSLLRFLVCPLSKRPLRYEEATNELINEELGIAYPIIDGIPNMVPEAARMTHKKPPAEGSEQP from the exons ATGCTGCGCGGCGCGgccgtgctgctgctgcggcgGGCGGCGCCGAGTGGCCCCGCGCACGGCCGGCACTGCCACGGGCAGCGGGAGCAGGGCTCGGGCTCGGGCTCGGGCTCGGGCTCGG CGCGGCCGCAGCCACAGCCACCGGAGCCATCGCTGCTGCGCTTCCTGGTGTGCCCTCTCTCCAAGCGACCGCTGAG GTACGAAGAAGCTACGAACGAGCTCATTAACGAGGAGCTGGGCATCGCGTACCCCATCATCGACGGCATCCCGAACATGGTTCCGGAGGCTGCCAGGATGACGCACAAGAAGCCCCCGGCCGAGGGCTcggagcagccctga
- the PYURF gene encoding protein preY, mitochondrial isoform X4 yields the protein MLRGAAVLLLRRAAPSGPAHGRHCHGQREQGSGSGSARPQPQPPEPSLLRFLVCPLSKRPLRYEEATNELINEELGIAYPIIDGIPNMVPEAARMTHKKPPAEGSEQP from the exons ATGCTGCGCGGCGCGgccgtgctgctgctgcggcgGGCGGCGCCGAGTGGCCCCGCGCACGGCCGGCACTGCCACGGGCAGCGGGAGCAGGGCTCGGGCTCGGGCTCGG CGCGGCCGCAGCCACAGCCACCGGAGCCATCGCTGCTGCGCTTCCTGGTGTGCCCTCTCTCCAAGCGACCGCTGAG GTACGAAGAAGCTACGAACGAGCTCATTAACGAGGAGCTGGGCATCGCGTACCCCATCATCGACGGCATCCCGAACATGGTTCCGGAGGCTGCCAGGATGACGCACAAGAAGCCCCCGGCCGAGGGCTcggagcagccctga